In Quercus lobata isolate SW786 chromosome 12, ValleyOak3.0 Primary Assembly, whole genome shotgun sequence, a genomic segment contains:
- the LOC115971103 gene encoding uncharacterized protein LOC115971103, protein MERSEPTLFPEWLRSTGSVTGGGSSSHHSASTASHSDGPLLAHNTRNRTSKSTGDFDAPRSAFLDRTSSSNSRRSSSNGSAKHAYSSFNRGHRDKDREKEKERSNFGDHWDRDCSDPLGSIYPNRLEKDSLRRSQSMVSRKQGEPLSRKVSVESKNSSSNNHNGNGVLSGGGIGSSIQKTVFEKDFPTLGTEEKQGAPDIGRVSSPGLTTAVHSLPVGSTALIGGEGWTSALAEVPTIIGGSSSSSTGSLSVQQTVAPASGSGASSAMAGLNMAEALAQAPSRVRTTPQLSVNTQRLEELAIKQSRQLIPVTPPMPKTSALNSTDKSKPKTAVRTTEVNAAAKSGQQQPSLQNANQSLRSGHVKSDASKTSHGKFLVLKVPWENGVSTSPKDVASPTNNAPRTANSQPPVTPSAASTPLRSPNNLKNSSLERKVAAFNQKSGFKERRPSSSQVQSRNDFFNRLKKQTSTNTSTVLPDSGPVISSPTMEKSDEIIGEVVSAPASPHATENGAEVTSNGDACEVVQRFSVVGEDNISSSATICPDEEEAAFLRSLGWEENSGEDEGLTEEEINSFYQRIQIMKLNPSLCRGVQPMLSKLSESHLTSLGGASSELSPPDSGSEA, encoded by the exons ATGGAAAGAAGTGAACCCACATTATTTCCAGAATGGTTGAGAAGTACTGGAAGTGTTACTGGGGGTGGCAGTTCAAGCCACCATTCTGCGTCAACTGCTTCTCATTCAG ATGGTCCTTTATTGGCTCATAACACACGAAATAGAACTTCTAAGAGCACGGGTGATTTTGATGCCCCTCGTTCTGCATTTCTGGACCGGACATCTTCATCGAATTCACGGAGGAGTTCTAGTAATGGTTCTGCAAAGCATGCATACAGTAGTTTTAATAGAGGTCACCGGGACAAGGACCGTGAGAAGGAAAAGGAGAGGTCAAACTTTGGGGACCATTGGGACCGTGACTGTTCTGACCCTCTAGGAAGCATATATCCAAATAGGCTAGAGAAGGACTCGTTGCGTCGTTCTCAATCAATGGTTTCCAGGAAACAGGGTGAACCATTGTCACGAAAAGTTTCTGTAGAGTCTAAAAACAGCAGCAGTAACAATCACAACGGCAATGGTGTGCTTTCTGGGGGTGGTATTGGTAGTAGTATTCAAAAGACAGTGTTTGAGAAGGATTTTCCCACACTTGGGACTGAAGAAAAGCAAGGAGCGCCTGATATAGGAAGAGTTTCTTCTCCGGGTTTGACCACTGCTGTTCATAGCTTACCTGTAGGTAGTACAGCTTTGATTGGTGGGGAGGGATGGACATCGGCTCTGGCAGAGGTGCCTACCATTATTGGtggcagcagcagcagcagcacaGGATCCTTATCTGTTCAACAGACTGTTGCTCCAGCTTCAGGGTCTGGGGCTTCAAGTGCAATGGCTGGTCTTAATATGGCTGAAGCATTGGCTCAAGCTCCATCACGAGTTCGTACTACCCCCCAG ttATCTGTCAATACACAGAGACTTGAGGAATTGGCTATTAAGCAATCTAGGCAATTAATACCAGTTACACCTCCAATGCCTAAAACTTCG GCCCTCAATTCCACTGACAAATCAAAGCCCAAAACAGCGGTCAGAACTACTGAGGTCAATGCAGCTGCCAAGAGTGGGCAGCAGCAACCATCTCTACAAAATGCTAATCAATCTCTTCGCAGTGGACATGTCAAATCTGATGCTTCCAAGACATCTCATGGGAAGTTTCTTGTTCTGAAAGTGCCATGGGAAAATGGTGTTTCTACTTCTCCAAAGGATGTTGCTAGTCCAACAAATAATGCCCCCAGAACTGCTAATAGCCAGCCTCCTGTTACTCCATCAGCTGCATCTACTCCTTTGAGGAGCCCTAACAACCTTAAGAATTCCTCCTTGGAGCGCAAGGTTGCTGCATTTAATCAGAAATCAGGATTTAAGGAAAGGAGACCTTCCTCGTCTCAAGTACAGAGCCGGAATGATTTTTTCAATCGTTTAAAGAAGCAAACTTCAACAAACACTTCTACAGTTCTCCCAGATTCTGGCCCTGTTATTTCATCTCCTACCATGGAAAAATCTGATGAAATAATTGGGGAAGTAGTCAGTGCTCCTGCAAGTCCTCATGCTACTGAAAATGGTGCTGAGGTCACAAGCAATGGTGATGCCTGTGAAGTGGTTCAGAGGTTTTCTGTTGTTGGAGAGGACAACATCAGCTCCAGTGCAACAATTTGTCCAGATGAGGAAGAGGCTGCATTCCTTCGTTCTCTTGGCTGGGAGGAAAATTCTGGCGAGGATGAAGGCCTTACAGAGGAGGAGATCAACTCTTTTTATCAAAGG ATCCAGATCATGAAACTGAACCCATCGCTGTGCCGAGGTGTGCAGCCAATGCTTTCAAAGTTGTCTGAATCTCATTTGACTAGCTTGGGTGGAGCATCCTCTGAGTTGAGCCCACCTGACTCTGGATCTGAAGCTTGA